The Carcharodon carcharias isolate sCarCar2 chromosome 15, sCarCar2.pri, whole genome shotgun sequence genome includes a window with the following:
- the tmem201 gene encoding transmembrane protein 201 isoform X4, with protein sequence MEAVNSAFGAFPTALAGGLGLGICATGAAIYRAATRKKPTHVSVNCWFCSQDTTVPYGNRNCWDCPNCEQYNGFQENGDYNKPIPAQYMEHLNHMVTSWATPSQASKIQQWPNGQILFCKKCNNNQPLKIKQLASFVPRDEDKYEEEIEVYKHHLEQTYKLCRPCQTAVEYYIKHQDRQIRAILFDHQLRRREADKTFVQSSHYSSLSTPIRVLFLRFVAFVSCAVLVAMAVYGSGSPFTGQKPPAEMQVVDPMSNSSDETISPSDQRPVQNVTGWEQLLDMVPEEMLMNLQAAWDYGKNHQMAVVTTGLFTCLLAVFLAGRIRLRRIDAVASLLWLTVMSLHLMENYLQTDVPGWLDTLKFSTTSLCCLVGFTATIATRKSTGQRRYRARRNERLMMGLFLKD encoded by the exons GAAGAAGCCAACACACGTGAGTGTAAACTGCTGGTTCTGCAGCCAGGATACGACTGTACCCTATGGGAACAGGAACTGCTGGGATTGTCCAAACTGTGAGCAGTACAATGGCTTCCAAGAG AATGGAGACTACAATAAGCCGATTCCTGCTCAGTACATGGAACATCTGAATCACATGGTGACCAGCTGGGCAACACCCTCACAAGCTTCCAAAATTCAACAGTGGCCAAATGGGCAAATTCTCTTCTGCAAGAAATGCAACAATAACCAGCCCCTGAAGATCAAGCAGTTGGCATCCTTTGTACCCAGGGACGAG GATAAGTACGAAGAAGAGATTGAGGTATATAAACACCATCTCGAACAGACTTACAAGCTATGCCGTCCCTGTCAGACAGCGGTGGAATATTATATCAAGCACCAGGACCGGCAGATTCGGGCAATTCTCTTCGACCATCAGCTCCGTCGTCGAGAAGCAGACAAAACCTTTGTGCAG AGTTCTCACTATTCCAGCCTCTCCACTCCGATCAGAGTATTATTCCTTCGCTTTGTGGCCTTTGTCAGTTGTGCTGTGTTGGTTGCCATGGCAGTATATGGATCAGGAAGTCCATTTACAGGacagaaacctcctgctgaaatGCAGGTAGTTGATCCGATGTCCAATAGCAGCGATGAAACCATTTCACCGTCTGACCAAAGGCCTGTCCAGAATGTCACCGGCTGGGAGCAGCTGCTGGATATGGTACCAGAGGAAATGTTGATGAACCTGCAAGCTGCATGGGATTATGGGAAAAACCACCAAATGGCTGTCGTTACCACTGGCCTCTTCACCTGCCTATTGGCTGTATTTCTAGCTGGACGTATAAG GCTGCGGAGGATCGATGCCGTGGCTTCCCTACTCTGGCTGACGGTGATGAGCTTGCATTTGATGGAGAATTACCTGCAAACCGATGTTCCTGGTTGGCTTGACACTCTGAAATTCAGCACCACGTCCCTGTGTTGTTTGGTGGGATTCACTGCAACCATCGCTACTCGAAAGTCAACTGGCCAGCGGCGATACAGGGCACGAAG AAACGAGCGATTAATGATGGGCCTCTTTTTAAAAGACTAG
- the tmem201 gene encoding transmembrane protein 201 isoform X5, whose amino-acid sequence MEAVNSAFGAFPTALAGGLGLGICATGAAIYRAATRKKPTHVSVNCWFCSQDTTVPYGNRNCWDCPNCEQYNGFQENGDYNKPIPAQYMEHLNHMVTSWATPSQASKIQQWPNGQILFCKKCNNNQPLKIKQLASFVPRDEDKYEEEIEVYKHHLEQTYKLCRPCQTAVEYYIKHQDRQIRAILFDHQLRRREADKTFVQSSHYSSLSTPIRVLFLRFVAFVSCAVLVAMAVYGSGSPFTGQKPPAEMQVVDPMSNSSDETISPSDQRPVQNVTGWEQLLDMVPEEMLMNLQAAWDYGKNHQMAVVTTGLFTCLLAVFLAGRIRLRRIDAVASLLWLTVMSLHLMENYLQTDVPGWLDTLKFSTTSLCCLVGFTATIATRKSTGQRRYRARRSESEQ is encoded by the exons GAAGAAGCCAACACACGTGAGTGTAAACTGCTGGTTCTGCAGCCAGGATACGACTGTACCCTATGGGAACAGGAACTGCTGGGATTGTCCAAACTGTGAGCAGTACAATGGCTTCCAAGAG AATGGAGACTACAATAAGCCGATTCCTGCTCAGTACATGGAACATCTGAATCACATGGTGACCAGCTGGGCAACACCCTCACAAGCTTCCAAAATTCAACAGTGGCCAAATGGGCAAATTCTCTTCTGCAAGAAATGCAACAATAACCAGCCCCTGAAGATCAAGCAGTTGGCATCCTTTGTACCCAGGGACGAG GATAAGTACGAAGAAGAGATTGAGGTATATAAACACCATCTCGAACAGACTTACAAGCTATGCCGTCCCTGTCAGACAGCGGTGGAATATTATATCAAGCACCAGGACCGGCAGATTCGGGCAATTCTCTTCGACCATCAGCTCCGTCGTCGAGAAGCAGACAAAACCTTTGTGCAG AGTTCTCACTATTCCAGCCTCTCCACTCCGATCAGAGTATTATTCCTTCGCTTTGTGGCCTTTGTCAGTTGTGCTGTGTTGGTTGCCATGGCAGTATATGGATCAGGAAGTCCATTTACAGGacagaaacctcctgctgaaatGCAGGTAGTTGATCCGATGTCCAATAGCAGCGATGAAACCATTTCACCGTCTGACCAAAGGCCTGTCCAGAATGTCACCGGCTGGGAGCAGCTGCTGGATATGGTACCAGAGGAAATGTTGATGAACCTGCAAGCTGCATGGGATTATGGGAAAAACCACCAAATGGCTGTCGTTACCACTGGCCTCTTCACCTGCCTATTGGCTGTATTTCTAGCTGGACGTATAAG GCTGCGGAGGATCGATGCCGTGGCTTCCCTACTCTGGCTGACGGTGATGAGCTTGCATTTGATGGAGAATTACCTGCAAACCGATGTTCCTGGTTGGCTTGACACTCTGAAATTCAGCACCACGTCCCTGTGTTGTTTGGTGGGATTCACTGCAACCATCGCTACTCGAAAGTCAACTGGCCAGCGGCGATACAGGGCACGAAGGTCAGAGTCTGAACAGTGA